A single window of Nicotiana tomentosiformis chromosome 1, ASM39032v3, whole genome shotgun sequence DNA harbors:
- the LOC104107859 gene encoding pentatricopeptide repeat-containing protein At3g63370, chloroplastic: MAASGIIQNMSLFSSSHPLSTNNQKAPTFKISRVSQKPAIIPSLKQICRQGNFKDSFFTLSNLIAHENTSQKCLYEAYSLLFEICASEKALLHGQQIHAHVLKLDLLCADSVFLNTKIVSMYGKCGSIGDAEKVFDRMTERSIFTWNAMIGACVVNGVPFRALELYKDMRFLGVSLDAHSLSSTIKAISQLEFLYCGREIHGLAIKLGLISNVFVLNSLVTMYTKCDDIRAATFLFNGMCEREDTVSWNSMISAYVMNGMNQEALSLFVEMLNASVEPTTYTFVGALQACEDTKFGKPGVEIHAVVLKLGYSLDTYVVNALLMMYIKNSRLDEAAKIFFHMQEKDNISWNSMISGYVQNGLYDEAISLFHEMKNAGQKPDHVALMSMLVASGRQGNLLNGMEIHAFSLRNCLDSDLQVSNTLVDMYAKCGKLDYMDSVFDRMLHRDNVSWTTIIAAYAQNNFPWKAVQSFREVQTEGSNIDDALMIGSVLLACTELRCNLLAKEIQCYVIKRGLYDPVIQKTLVSVYGDCGNVDYANNIFRLSEVKDVVSFTSMMCSYVRNGLANEALELMLYMNELEIEADSIAILSMLTAAADLASLRKGKEIHGFLVRKSLLRQDSIRSSLIDMYACCGTLENSYKVFNYLKNKDTVCWTSMINACGLHGCGREAIDIFTMMEKENIQPDHITFLAVLRACSHAALVEDGKRIFKIMQSKYALEPWPEHYACLVDLLGRANYLEEAFQIVKTMNLEDIPAVWCAILGACQVYSNKKLGEIAAKKLLELEPKNPGNYVLVSNVYAAIDRWDDVEDVRVTMKGKGLKKDPACSWIEVGDKVHTFVAQDKSHPECDRIYEKLAHLTEKLEKEAGYVAQTKCVLQNVEEKEKVKLLKGHSERLAIAYGLLASTDRNPIRITKNLRVCSDCHAFSKLASKFLEREIIVRDAKRFHHFRDGICSCGDFW, from the coding sequence ATGGCTGCCAGTGGGATAATCCAAAACATGTCTTTGTTTTCCTCATCACACCCCTTATCAACGAATAATCAGAAAGCTCCAACATTCAAAATCTCCCGCGTGTCTCAAAAACCCGCCATAATCCCTTCTCTCAAACAAATTTGCCGGCAAGGCAACTTCAAGGATTCATTTTTTACTCTCTCTAATTTAATTGCTCATGAAAACACATCCCAAAAATGTTTATACGAAGCTTACTCACTGCTATTCGAGATTTGTGCGTCGGAAAAAGCCTTATTACATGGCCAACAAATTCATGCCCATGTTCTCAAATTGGATTTATTATGTGCTGATTCGGTTTTCTTGAACACCAAAATTGTCTCCATGTATGGGAAATGTGGGTCAATTGGAGACGCCGAGAAGGTGTTTGATAGAATGACTGAAAGGTCCATTTTCACTTGGAATGCCATGATTGGTGCTTGTGTTGTAAATGGGGTACCTTTTAGAGCACTTGAGTTGTACAAGGATATGCGTTTCTTGGGTGTTTCGTTAGATGCCCATTCTCTTTCTAGTACAATTAAAGCAATTAGTCAGCTCGAATTTTTGTACTGTGGAAGGGAAATACATGGTCTTGCAATAAAACTTGGTCTTATTTCGAATGTGTTCGTGCTGAACTCACTAGTGACCATGTACACCAAGTGCGATGATATCAGGGCAGCAACATTCTTGTTCAATGGAATGTGCGAAAGAGAGGATACTGTGTCGTGGAATTCTATGATTTCCGCTTACGTTATGAATGGGATGAATCAGGAAGCTTTAAGTCTCTTTGTAGAAATGCTGAATGCCAGTGTCGAACCCACCACATATACTTTTGTTGGTGCTCTTCAAGCATGCGAGGATACAAAATTTGGAAAACCTGGGGTTGAGATTCATGCTGTTGTTTTAAAATTGGGTTATTCTCTTGATACATACGTAGTGAATGCTTTGCTAATGATGTACATAAAAAACAGTAGATTAGATGAAGCTGCTAAAATATTCTTCCATATGCAAGAAAAGGATAACATTTCTTGGAACTCCATGATATCAGGATATGTACAGAATGGACTTTACGATGAAGCAATTAGTTTGTTTCATGAGATGAAGAATGCAGGTCAGAAACCTGACCACGTCGCACTTATGAGTATGCTTGTTGCATCTGGAAGACAGGGAAATTTGTTAAATGGGATGGAAATCCATGCCTTTTCACTGCGAAATTGTTTGGATAGTGATTTGCAGGTTAGCAATACTCTCGTAGATATGTATGCCAAGTGTGGCAAGTTAGATTACATGGACTCTGTCTTTGACAGGATGCTGCATAGAGATAATGTCTCTTGGACAACAATTATTGCCGCTTATGCTCAGAATAATTTTCCTTGGAAGGCCGTGCAGTCATTTCGCGAGGTACAGACAGAAGGAAGCAATATTGATGATGCCCTGATGATTGGAAGTGTCCTCCTTGCTTGTACTGAGTTGAGGTGCAACTTACTTGCAAAAGAAATTCAATGTTACGTGATTAAAAGAGGGCTATATGATCCTGTTATACAAAAAACTCTTGTGAGTGTTTATGGAGATTGTGGGAATGTGGATTATGCAAATAATATTTTTAGGTTGAGTGAAGTTAAAGATGTCGTGTCCTTTACGAGCATGATGTGCAGTTATGTTCGTAATGGACTTGCCAATGAGGCTCTTGAGCTCATGCTTTATATGAATGAATTGGAAATTGAGGCAGATTCTATTGCAATCCTAAGCATGCTCACTGCTGCTGCTGATTTAGCTTCCTTAAGGAAAGGAAAAGAGATCCATGGATTTTTAGTTAGAAAAAGCCTCCTTCGGCAAGATTCCATTAGAAGCTCTCTAATAGATATGTATGCCTGCTGTGGGACTCTGGAGAACTCATATAAGGTGTTTAATTATTTAAAGAACAAAGATACCGTTTGTTGGACAAGCATGATAAATGCGTGTGGATTACATGGATGTGGTAGGGAAGCCATTGATATATTCACGATGATGGAGAAGGAAAATATTCAGCCAGATCACATAACATTCTTGGCTGTTCTTCGTGCGTGTAGCCATGCGGCACTAGTAGAAGATGGCAAAAGAATTTTCAAAATAATGCAAAGCAAGTATGCTTTGGAGCCTTGGCCAGAACACTATGCTTGTTTAGTTGATTTGCTTGGCCGTGCAAATTACTTAGAAGAGGCCTTTCAAATTGTTAAAACAATGAACTTGGAGGATATTCCGGCTGTCTGGTGTGCTATCCTTGGAGCTTGTCAGGTATACTCCAATAAAAAGTTAGGAGAAATTGCAGCAAAGAAGCTTCTTGAACTTGAGCCGAAGAATCCAGGAAATTACGTTCTTGTATCTAATGTGTATGCTGCAATAGATAGATGGGACGATGTGGAAGACGTCAGAGTTACAATGAAAGGAAAAGGGCTGAAGAAAGATCCAGCATGTAGTTGGATAGAGGTGGGAGATAAGGTTCATACATTTGTTGCCCAAGACAAGTCACACCCAGAGTGTGATAGGATTTATGAAAAGTTAGCTCATCTCACTGAGAAATTGGAGAAAGAAGCAGGTTATGTGGCTCAAACCAAATGTGTTTTGCAAAATGTGGAGGAGAAAGAAAAGGTCAAATTGCTTAAAGGACACAGTGAAAGACTAGCTATTGCATATGGTTTACTTGCTAGTACTGATAGAAACCCCATTCGAATTACAAAAAATCTTCGCGTCTGTAGTGATTGCCACGCTTTCAGCAAGCTAGCTTCAAAGTTCCTAGAGCGAGAAATTATAGTTAGAGACGCCAAAAGATTTCATCATTTCAGGGATGGGATATGTTCCTGTGGAGATTTCTGGTAA